One part of the Aspergillus fumigatus Af293 chromosome 7, whole genome shotgun sequence genome encodes these proteins:
- a CDS encoding telomerase reverse transcriptase, with protein MGQKRKRPVKDGCAADNSALRRIISASSGSRNHGASARNEKDGHSHPVISLYYRQVVTLRQYLLQQIPVTSKSRRRRIASIRSDPLTQREGDDSPGDRQVQDLASVLDTTLVGVLNETSPTVTQERRRDFAAYSQTQSQCRSELTSTDTGPPCSQSEIVDFVITSLFNRNGFSYHRPQHLLAHGYQRAGASERMTDNLAAPTSSIPGLVVRFPNRNVETLKHAPWTNVLALLGGNGEEIMLRLLLDCGIFTAIDHRKGIYYQLSGLPLSSLEPVKRQLPQEVSDLSGASIKTANNTGGFCSGPQHRKSVRQEVVHKPNSIVFFRRRMLYAKPVLNSKGDVHFGLTRLHVLNRYPRSDSLSETVHILKYIFPRQYGLHNVFTSVTDSRETVMPFKDYFSRETEIAQMDEQKRKRRQRIGPGFMNHFEKHKDLVEIPKRLRGKAVELVQQLQNRNRRCPYVKLLDYYCPADDVWPWKLSHTNSQEGSTGEEPRTPSDRLVTQPRGAEQHAARDVGPKESPKIRYSTHDTEDGTTKCLVPEPKQNLMDYATPSSSVSAFCRAVLRKLIPPQFYGIGQYQKSNQEIIFSHVDRFIRMRRFESLSLHEVCKGIKITSIPWLDYSRHQHQESLPGRKLSLSDLHKRTELLHEFIYYIFDSILIPLIRSNFYVTESQIYRNQLFYFRHDVWRHLTLQPLATFKTTLFEEMKRADAERRLCGRSLGYSSLRLLPKTTGVRPILNLRRRNLQPGWAGKAPFLGPSINSTMTPIFNVLKYETARNPASLGSTLSFVGEIHTRLKSFKERLSQSHSSDRRKRLYFVKLDIQSCFDTIPQKELIPLVESLFSEEGYQIGKHVEVRPPDEFSSMWPVQESQQSKALRKYVGRAAPVSKAQALTDAITDGGISHRRNTVFVDTPAHKEYSGDYLLDLLDEHIRYNLVKVGRKYFRQRNGIPQGSILSSVLCNLFYAQMERESLSFLDPSEAVLLRLVDDFLLITINSNLAMRFLQVMLKGQPKYGISINPAKSLVNFSAMVDGVQIPRLEGSHLFPYCGSLIDTRTLEIYRDQDRILEGTDSAAGTISSSLTVEFTRAPGRSLHRKVLSSFKLQMHPMYLDTKHNSLTVVLWNLYANLVTSAMKMYRYMKALPHRAHPTPEVVIRVIRDLIELAHRMMRARRELKSRDSCSPYMCLVQQQQVRYLAAAAFRFVLGRKQTKYAKVLRWLEQVWKAARPQSDGKAARLAEVVRNGNSVFASWRF; from the exons ATGGGtcaaaaaagaaaaaggcccGTCAAAGATGGCTGTGCAGCCGACAACTCAGCCCTGAGACGCATCATCAGCGCCTCCAGCGGTTCCAGAAACCACGGAGCTTCAGCCAGAAATGAGAAAGATGGACATTCTCATCCTGTCATCTCCCTGTACTACCGCCAAGTTGTGACTCTGAGGCAGTACCTCCTACAACAGATCCCCGTAACGTCCAAGTCACGCCGGAGGAGGATCGCGTCGATACGGAGTGATCCGCTCACTCAACGCGAGGGTGATGACAGCCCTGGAGACAGGCAGGTCCAAGACCTTGCCAGTGTTCTCGATACCACCCTTGTGGGAGTGCTGAACGAAACCTCGCCCACAGTGACTCAAGAGCGACGGCGAGACTTTGCCGCTTACTCCCAAACCCAGTCTCAATGCAGGTCGGAGCTCACCAGTACGGATACTGGGCCACCATGTTCACAGTCAGAG ATCGTTGACTTTGTCATAACCTCACTCTTTAATCGCAATGGTTTTTCGTATCACAGACCTCAGCACTTGCTGGCTCACGGTTATCAACGGGCGGGTGCATCCGAACGCATGACGGACAATCTTGCAGCTCCAACAAGCAGCATCCCGGGTCTCGTGGTGCGATTTCCCAACAGAAACGTGGAGACGCTAAAACACGCGCCGTGGACGAACGTCCTTGCTCTCCTGGGAGGCAACGGTGAAGAGATCATGCTGAGGCTCTTGCTCGATTGCGGTATATTCACAGCCATTGACCATCGGAAAGGCATATACTACCAGCTTAGTG GTCTTCCACTTTCGAGCCTGGAACCAGTCAAAAGACAACTGCCTCAGGAAGTTTCTGATCTTAGTGGAGCTTCCATTAAGACAGCGAACAACACCGGCGGATTTTGCTCTGGGCCCCAACACAGAAAAAGTGTACGCCAAGAGGTTGTACACAAGCCGAACAGTATTGTCTTTTTTCGACGGCGCATGCTCTATGCGAAACCGGTGCTTAACTCGAAAGGCGACGTGCATTTTGGCTTGACACGTCTTC ACGTACTGAATCGCTACCCTCGATCAGACTCATTGTCTGAGACGGTGCACATACTGAAGTATATCTTCCCTAGACAATATGGTCTCCACAACGTTTTCACCTCTGTCACTGATAGTCGTGAAACCGTCATGCCATTCAAAGATTACTTCTCCAGAGAGACCGAGATAGCGCAGATGGACGAGCAGAAACGCAAACGCCGCCAACGCATTGGTCCCGGATTCATGAATCATTTCGAAAAGCATAAGGATCTTGTCGAAATACCGAAGCGGCTGCGCGGAAAGGCGGTTGAATTggtgcagcagctgcagaatcGAAACAGGCGTTGTCCATACGTGAAACTCTTGGACTACTACTGTCCGGCTGAT GATGTTTGGCCTTGGAAACTCAGTCATACCAATTCTCAGGAAGGGTCGACGGGCGAGGAACCTCGTACGCCGTCGGATCGGCTGGTAACTCAACCACGAGGCGCTGAGCAACATGCAGCCAGAGATGTGGGCCCCAAAGAAAGTCCAAAGATAAGGTATTCGACCCACGATACAGAAGATGGGACTACCAAGTGCCTAGTCCCAGAACCGAAACAGAATCTGATGGACTATGCCACGCCTTCTTCGTCTGTATCGGCATTCTGCCGGGCCGTACTGCGAAAATTGATCCCTCCACAGTTTTACGGGATTGGCCAGTATCAGAAAAGCAACCAAGAGATCATATTTAGCCATGTTGATAGATTCATCCGCATGCGAAGGTTTGAGAGTTTGAGTCTTCACGAGGTTTGCAAAGGAATCAAG ATCACCAGTATACCATGGCTTGACTATTCACGTCACCAGCATCAAGAGTCTCTACCGGGGAGGAAGCTTTCCTTATCCGACCTGCACAAACGGACGGAGCTTCTCCACGAGTTCATCTACTACATATTTGATTCCATCTTGATACCTTTGATTCGTTCCAACTTCTATGTCACCGAATCACAAATCTACCGCAACCAGCTATTCTACTTTCGACATGACGTGTGGCGCCACTTAACTCTACAGCCATTGGCAACCTTCAAGACGACTCTTTTTGAAGAGATGAAACGAGCTGATGCTGAGCGGAGGTTGTGTGGAAGATCCCTGGGCTATAGCTCTCTGAGGCTTTTGCCAAAGACAACAGGCGTCCGGCCGATTCTGAACCTTCGACGACGAAATCTCCAGCCAGGATGGGCTGGCAAGGCTCCGTTCCTGGGGCCGAGCATCAATTCGACCATGACACCGATATTCAATGTCTTGAAGTATGAGACGGCACGTAACCCTGCGAGTCTGGGTTCGACCCTGTCTTTTGTCGGCGAAATACACACTCGTCTCAAGAGCTTCAAAGAGCGTCTGTCTCAGAGTCACTCGAGTGATCGACGGAAACGACTCTATTTTGTCAAGCTTGATATTCAGTCTTGCTTTGATACTATTCCTCAAAAGGAGCTTATCCCTCTGGTTGAGAGCCTGTTTTCCGAAGAAGGCTACCAGATCGGAAAACATGTCGAAGTTCGGCCGCCAGACGAGTTCAGCAGCATGTGGCCAGTTCAAGAGTCCCAGCAGAGCAAGGCTCTACGCAAATACGTTGGCAGAGCAGCGCCGGTGTCGAAAGCGCAGGCTCTGACGGATGCCATTACCGATGGTGGCATCAGCCATAGGAGAAACACCGTCTTCGTCGATACGCCGGCTCACAAGGAGTATTCCGGCGACTATCTACTGGACCTACTTGATGAGCACATTCGCTACAACTTGGTGAAGGTTGGGAGGAAGTATTTCCGCCAGCGGAACGGTATCCCTCAGGGATCGATACTATCTAGCGTTCTGTGCAACTTGTTCTATGCTCAAATGGAGCGGGAATCTCTAAGTTTTCTGGATCCCAGTGAAGCCGTTCTCCTGCGTTTAGTGGATGATTTTCTGCTTATCACGATCAACTCGAACTTGGCGATGCGTTTTCTGCAGGTGATGCTTAAGGGACAACCCAAGTACGGGATTTCCATCAATCCAGCCAAGAGCCTTGTCAATTTCTCAGCAATGGTAGACGGGGTACAAATCCCTCGGCTTGAGGGCAGTCACTTGTTCCCTTACTGCGGAAGTCTGATCGACACCCGGACTTTGGAGATATACAGGGACCAAGACCGTATCCTCGAGGGGACGGACTCGGCCGCGGGCACAATCTCCAGCTCGCTCACCGTAGAGTTCACACGAGCCCCCGGTCGTTCTCTTCACAGGAAAGTTCTCTCGTCATTCAAGCTCCAGATGCATCCGATGTACCTAGATACGAAGCACAACTCGCTCACCGTGGTGCTCTGGAATCTGTACGCAAATCTGGTGAcctcggcgatgaagatgtaCCGATACATGAAGGCTCTGCCTCATCGGGCGCATCCCACTCCAGAGGTGGTAATCCGAGTCATCCGGGATCTGATCGAACTCGCTCATCGCATGATGCGCGCCCGACGGGAGCTCAAGTCGAGGGATTCTTGTTCGCCATATATGTGCCTCGTacagcagcaacaggtcCGGTACCTCGCTGCAGCAGCGTTCCGGTTTGTCCTAGGCCGGAAACAGACCAAGTACGCAAAGGTACTGCGGTGGTTGGAGCAGGTGTGGAAAGCAGCGCGGCCGCAATCCGATGGAAAAGCCGCTCGGCTGGCTGAAGTTGTTCGAAATGGCAACTCTGTGTTTGCCAGTTGGCGGTTCTGA
- a CDS encoding putative Rho guanyl nucleotide exchange factor yields the protein MSGSDVEHVSCLPDSRPHQFRRQSSSSSNGAYYHSPLERSLDTPQTVAVSSSLTREPLVETYPSQSAAVASLTSCVPASVSSKVQFENHNQKDRASPDPDEFYRPHPPVVVEGSESALNSSDTSMIGESGPATENRSTYAQRALSLTAKAGELPRGSIAQNRSVSDSYYRGRGSNQINGAEVATLTARPRQTSFKDLVNKFNQTVDQVLPLPTTSSSASKSPSRAPSPIGLVDSTVRPRTPSQLRELRDLPKARREPPSRWKSIDRSQEDFLSRSSQAGVVNNSALETPEASLPRRPFGGLLTVDTGVPRSGLGIPAHLRRRGSEGSIPSPNPALLDNPDRSAGLTPLTPTAWYLGRTPFLEAVSTGEGGSSHRRTRSDLSGVLPVGVVAQSPESHMAVLSPLHPGLGGSLESSHSKSRIPIPSTRLHTASVAEDCSRLKIDPLSNNRFDVQVPLPPKGISRLPKPSPKSPPAVADYDRTPIGMTSPRRREMTYGRGSRRGTERNTLLEAYIASPPKKSPPLRSSRPRQPVSQTNSTTSRSRVVETVSNLQRQLNRDQDLRSSRTRGRRLPELGNVDFATRRQRIQQAFNRTVQENERKEEEAAQLQLRAKAQESQRAHDEPTGSEQNPQGDTGIDRSLPADCNSDVNEISTGADHEEERLTLDDGGSSQEPPRLQIDTNVAVHDTAAKDPNAHPMTMDSPTLGLPNISTGEHAIRISSPGAADGQTACAETPVSVETNITALDPEPQASLSRQSLHASHRTLLSQIMQIRESSPDTSSCDEADYSFSDTEDRVSVPVLLSDAPCSEESVASSDCQIHSDAFVHSDQVGHAILNRWSIGSWSSSLHNQQSTDDHCDGSDDDLSQLQEVAQDGEVTTQSCSASSSNTPSVAGHHPTTYVPANREPVTEHKPDLVSERSAYIHPSAPNLARLGGWDSKRVSRLYIEELARGRGHSLPMPAIRASPEPRLERPTDGRTDSLTDDPVVISKADGIPLSEQVGHTASLIFRDDWEHASPSIADWMQAAATDETGPQQRDSNGISAADSISTTHLDTSATDRTGHEQDQNTMGLAIRVQPPQELESGEIQQISLTSSDPVTHSVTKEAINQSQQKPEAALSIQSIQTPSRFAPSQAFAPLGQVESAGSSEDSSLRRLQPTPSSHTLDSSATSLVPSTADQIRVDIRKCSPSPEQKRLKKRKHVIKELVDTEYSFGRDMKVVDDIYKGTSSSCLDLSPEDVKILFGNSDQIVQFSMSFQDALKEAARSVYVMPKSQRWSSTRSARNNHTNASRTDSEAANGADEVSDAEKDRLTFIGQVFLAHIAPMEKVYADYLKNHDAANKKLQVLQRNPKVAIWLKECREWASDLTTAWDLDSLLVKPVQRILKYPLLLSEILDSTPSDHPDRPYLINALEEVTNISVRINEMKKRAELVGQVVGRKRKESDVRTGLSKAFGRRTEKLRQQVGLSDIFEDKQYDALSQRFGDSFFQLQVVMRDAEMYTREVQSSLDRFSEFVTAIEGFVDVAQSGYLDVESRWRELKMAVREIMATALPEHLAVVRKSVIDPMVTLLKLYDGPQRVMKKRDKRLMDHARFKSIKDRGDKPDKKTTEQSEQFVALNETLKDELPKLYSLTAKLMEACLKNFVHIQTTWFNILQRRLADLIDPFPDDIQQIIGDWSANFTLAEAQVLSLGMCNGSLLADTINLVNFNTPSTGPTISSPRRPSTVNSTSTRVGSNMGESPKVSHDFGNGGNIFQSPSLDAQSLRSYGRHRADSAISGRAAPESSELPRSQILQQITNSSSASAGPQPKSESFPSLPRLSLDSPFLVDVIATSSNNDEVSENPPTSPGGRYSGFFSSAMPMSDNPQDDAPVEDTTPKKPTVLFLAASIYEFNIDRARREAGYPYLTYVAGEIFDVIAEKGELWLAINQDDPTHQVGWIWNKHFAKLSS from the exons ATGTCCGGCAGCGATGTCGAACACGTTTCTTGCTTGCCTGACAGCAGACCGCATCAATTCCGCCGCCAATCCTCGTCAAGCTCGAACGGAGCATATTATCACTCCCCTCTTGAAAGGTCATTAGATACGCCCCAAACCGTCGCAgtgtcttcttctttgaccCGCGAGCCTTTGGTCGAGACGTATCCTTCTCAATCGGCTGCGGTAGCTTCTCTAACAAGCTGTGTGCCTGCCTCCGTTTCCTCAAAGGTTCAATTTGAAAACCACAACCAGAAAGATCGAGCATCGCCGGACCCAGACGAATTCTATCGCCCGCACCCCCCCGTCGTGGTTGAAGGAAGTGAAAGTGCATTGAATTCAAGTGATACCTCCATGATTGGAGAGAGTGGTCCCGCCACAGAAAATCGATCTACTTACGCGCAGCGTGCACTTTCATTGACGGCCAAGGCTGGGGAGCTACCGCGTGGAAGTATCGCGCAAAATCGTTCGGTGTCGGATTCATATTATAGGGGTCGTGGGTCAAATCAAATTAATGGAGCAGAAGTCGCAACCTTGACCGCGAGACCAAGACAGACATCGTTCAAGGATCTGGTGAATAAGTTCAATCAGACTGTTGACCAAGTGCTCCCACTTCCAACGACATCTTCGTCTGCCTCAAAGTCACCCTCAAGAGCTCCGAGCCCGATCGGTCTCGTCGACAGCACAGTGAGACCCAGGACACCGTCCCAATTGCGAGAATTGCGTGACCTCCCAAAAGCAAGGAGAGAGCCGCCATCCCGGTGGAAGTCGATCGATCGTTCccaggaagatttcctgTCGAGATCATCTCAGGCAGGCGTGGTCAACAACAGTGCCTTGGAAACTCCGGAGGCATCGTTACCTCGGCGTCCGTTCGGTGGATTGCTCACAGTTGATACAGGAGTTCCGAGATCCGGATTGGGAATTCCGGCACATTTGCGACGTCGAGGTTCTGAGGGAAGCATTCCCAGCCCGAATCCTGCCCTCCTTGACAATCCAGATCGTTCAGCTGGGCTAACCCCTCTGACACCTACCGCATGGTATCTGGGCCGGACACCATTTCTTGAAGCCGTGAGCACTGGCGAGGGCGGCAGTAGTCATCGAAGAACTAGAAGTGATCTGTCTGGAGTTTTGCCTGTTGGTGTTGTGGCACAGTCGCCTGAGTCCCACATGGCGGTGCTGAGCCCCTTGCATCCAGGGCTGGGAGGCTCTCTGGAGAGCTCACATTCCAAGTCCCGCATACCTATACCGTCCACCCGTCTCCATACTGCTTCCGTTGCGGAGGACTGTTCCCGACTGAAAATCGACCCACTTTCTAACAACCGCTTCGACGTACAAGTTCCGCTGCCACCGAAAGGCATTAGCCGACTCCCCAAACCGTCCCCCAAATCCCCACCTGCTGTCGCAGATTATGACCGTACACCCATCGGGATGACATCGCCTCGGAGGCGAGAAATGACTTATGGCCGAGGTTCCCGTCGAGGAACGGAGAGGAACACCCTTCTTGAAGCATACATAGCCTCTCCTCCCAAGAAATCACCTCCGCTGCGCAGTTCGAGACCTCGGCAGCCTGTTTCGCAAACAAATTCCACCACGTCACGATCTCGAGTTGTGGAAACAGTGTCCAATCTTCAGAGACAGCTAAACCGCGATCAGGATTTGCGGTCCTCGCGGACGCGCGGACGTCGACTTCCGGAGCTGGGTAACGTCGACTTTGCGACTCGACGGCAGAGAATCCAGCAGGCATTCAATCGTACAGTGCAagagaatgaaagaaaagaggaagaagcagcacAGCTTCAACTTCGTGCCAAAGCCCAAGAGAGCCAGCGGGCTCATGATGAGCCGACCGGGTCAGAGCAGAACCCCCAAGGAGACACCGGAATCGACCGTTCTCTACCAGCCGACTGTAACTCTGATGTGAATGAGATCTCAACCGGGGCCGATCATGAGGAAGAACGCTTGACATTGGATGACGGGGGGAGTTCACAGGAACCACCCCGGCTGCAGATTGACACCAATGTCGCTGTTCACGACACAGCAGCAAAAGACCCCAATGCCCATCCAATGACAATGGATTCCCCAACGTTGGGGCTTCCGAATATAAGTACTGGAGAGCATGCGATTCGCATTTCTTCCCCGGGAGCTGCCGACGGCCAGACTGCTTGCGCCGAAACACCAGTGTCGGTCGAAACTAATATCACTGCCCTTGACCCGGAGCCGCAAGCTAGTTTAAGTCGACAGAGCCTCCATGCCTCTCACCGAACATTACTGAGCCAAATAATGCAGATCCGGGAATCGAGTCCTGACACCTCGTCTTGTGATGAAGCGGATTACAGTTTTTCTGATACTGAGGATAGGGTATCAGTTCCAGTATTGCTGAGTGATGCCCCATGCTCTGAAGAATCGGTCGCGTCCAGCGATTGTCAAATACACTCTGATGCTTTCGTGCATTCGGACCAAGTTGGTCATGCGATTTTGAACAGGTGGAGTATAGGTTCCTGGTCATCTTCCCTTCACAACCAACAGTCTACGGACGACCATTGTGATGGCAGCGACGATGACCTCTCCCAGCTACAAGAAGTTGCACAGGACGGCGAAGTCACTACCCAGTCCTGTTCCGCTTCGTCAAGTAATACACCCTCTGTCGCTGGTCATCATCCCACAACATACGTTCCAGCCAATAGGGAACCAGTCACTGAACATAAACCAGATCTCGTTTCTGAAAGAAGCGCTTATATTCATCCTAGCGCTCCCAACCTTGCGAGACTTGGTGGATGGGATTCGAAAAGGGTATCTAGGCTATATATTGAGGAGCTGGCTCGTGGCAGAGGCCATAGTCTTCCGATGCCTGCAATCCGCGCGTCGCCTGAACCTCGGCTTGAGAGGCCCACGGATGGAAGAACGGATAGCTTGACTGATGACCCGGTTGTGATATCCAAGGCCGATGGTATCCCTTTGTCGGAACAAGTTGGGCATACGGCAAGCCTAATCTTTCGAGATGATTGGGAACATGCTTCTCCATCTATTGCAGACTGGATGCAAGCGGCCGCTACTGATGAAACGGGCCCCCAACAGCGAGATAGCAATGGTATTTCTGCAGCAGATAGCATATCAACCACACATTTGGACACATCAGCTACAGATCGGACCGGGCACGAACAGGACCAAAACACCATGGGCCTCGCTATCAGAGTCCAACCACCGCAAGAGCTCGAATCAGGGGAGATTCAACAGATTTCGCTCACCAGCTCTGATCCTGTCACCCATTCGGTCACCAAGGAGGCGATTAACCAGTCGCAACAAAAGCCAGAGGCTGCACTGAGTATCCAGTCAATACAAACACCCTCTCGTTTCGCGCCGTCGCAGGCTTTCGCACCCTTGGGCCAAGTTGAAAGTGCTGGAAGCAGCGAGGACTCCTCTCTTCGGAGGCTTCAACCTACGCCCTCCTCCCACACTCTTGACTCATCAGCAACATCCCTGGTTCCTTCGACTGCCGACCAGATCCGAGTCGATATTCGCAAATGCTCCCCATCCCCGGAGCAAAAACGCCTAAAGAAACGGAAGCATGTCATCAAAGAACTGGTTGATACTGAGTACAGTTTTGGAAGGGACATGAAGGTCGTTGACGATATCTACAAAGGGACTTCGAGTTCGTGCTTGGATCTGTCACCCGAAGATGTCAAAATCCTATTCGGTAACTCAGATCAGATTGTGCAGTTTTCAATGAGCTTCCAGGATGCACTCAAAGAGGCTGCAAGAAGCGTTTATGTTATGCCGAAATCTCAGCGATGGAGCAGTACACGCAGCGCTCGTAACAACCATACCAACGCATCCAGGACAGACTCAGAGGCTGCGAATGGCGCAGATGAAGTGTCTGATGCAGAGAAAGACAGATTAACCTTTATTGGCCAGGTTTTCCTGGCTCATATTGCTCCCATGGAAAAAGTGTACGCTGATTATCTGAAGAACCACGATGCCGCCAACAAGAAACTTCAAGTACTGCAACGAAACCCCAAAGTAGCCATTTGGCTGAAAGAATGTCGGGAATGGGCTTCAGATCTCACCACTGCTTGGGACCTAGACTCGCTACTTGTGAAGCCGGTGCAACGAATATTGAAGTACCCCTTACTCCTAAGCGAGATTCTGGATTCCACCCCAAGCGACCACCCGGACCGTCCATATCTGATAAATGCTCTAGAAGAGGTTACTAACATCTCGGTCCGTATCAATGAAATGAAGAAACGAGCAGAGTTGGTCGGTCAGGTAGTTGGCCGCAAGAGGAAAGAATCAGATGTCAGAACTGGGCTGTCAAAGGCGTTTGGTCGTCGCACTGAGAAATTGAGGCAACAAGTCGGCCTTTCCGATATTTTCGAAGACAAGCAGTACGATGCCCTATCGCAGCGATTTGGGGATAGCTTCTTCCAGCTACAAGTTGTGATGCGTGATGCGGAGATGTACACACGGGAGGTCCAGAGCTCGTTAGATCGATTCAGCGAGTTTGTCACCGCGATTGAAGGATTCGTTGATGTGGCTCAGTCGGGCTACTTGGATGTGGAGAGCAGGTGGCGTGAGCTGAAGATGGCAGTGCGTGAAATAATGGCCACAGCTCTGCCTGAACAT CTTGCCGTTGTCCGGAAAAGTGTTATTGACCCGATGGTAACGCTGCTCAAGCTTTACGACGGGCCCCAgagagtgatgaagaaacgAGACAAGCGTCTCATGGACCATGCGCGATTCAAATCCATCAAGGACCGTGGTGACAAGCCCGACAAGAAAACGACGGAGCAAAGCGAACAATTCGTAGCTCTCAATGAGACCCTCAAGGACGAATTGCCAAAGCTCTATTCTCTGACTGCTAAATTGATGGAGGCATGCCTGAAAAACTTTGTGCACATACAGACTACGTGGTTCAATATACTCCAAAGAAGACTAGCGGATCTCATTGATCCATTTCCCGACGATATCCAGCAGATCATCGGTGACTGGTCTGCAAATTTCACACTGGCGGAGGCGCAGGTTTTGTCACTTGGTATGTGCAACGGATCGTTGCTCGCTGATACTATCAATCTTGTCAACTTCAACACGCCTTCGACTGGACCTACCATCAGTTCTCCTCGGCGGCCGTCAACTGTGAACAGCACGAGTACCCGTGTAGGGTCTAACATGGGCGAATCACCTAAAGTCTCCCACGACTTCGGTAATGGCGGCAACATTTTCCAGTCTCCAAGCCTCGACGCTCAGTCCCTGAGATCGTACGGCCGCCACCGAGCCGATTCAGCTATCTCTGGTCGTGCTGCGCCAGAAAGCTCTGAACTCCCGCGGAGTCAGATTCTGCAGCAGATCACGAACTCCTCGTCTGCGTCCGCGGGCCCCCAGCCCAAGTCAGAGTCCTTTCCCAGCCTGCCGAGGTTGAGTCTTGACTCGCCATTCCTCGTCGACGTTATAGCCACTTCATCAAACAACGACGAGGTCTCCGAGAATCCACCAACCTCTCCTGGGGGTCGTTATTCGGGCTTTTTCTCGTCCGCTATGCCCATGTCGGACAATCCACAGGACGACGCACCTGTGGAGGACACCACGCCCAAGAAGCCGACAGTGCTCTTCCTTGCGGCAAGTATCTATGAGTTCAATATCGATCGGGCGCGGCGTGAAGCCGGCTATCCTTATCTCACTTACGTCGCCGGAGAGATTTTTGATGTCATCGCTGAAAAGGGTGAGCTTTGGCTTGCCATAAACCAGGACGATCCAACCCACCAGGTCGGTTGGATCTGGAACAAACACTTTGCGAAGCTCTCCAGTTAG
- a CDS encoding Ulp1 protease family protein codes for MRDGGLGKLHKKMRRFGDTLNPEDAYLSLTREDMQTLKNDWLTDNIISFWEEYLEREFLVQYKTSNIVLLRPSMSFMLLQTPNPLSLREALPDFSRTTHVFLPINDCRNVTEAEGGSHWSLLLISIVDGVAFHYDSLPPGNYWEARAVTQKFGTLLNRPIRFIHLEDSPVQENGSDCGVFVCLSMRHLLLKRLLTANANEKVSMSLGGRKVDARAGRKEIAKIIEGFRKEGERRRSYVHIFADSLTNFRWLDT; via the exons ATGCGGGACGGGGGCTTAGGGAAGCTGCacaagaagatgaggaggttTGGTGATACT TTGAACCCGGAGGATGCGTATCTTAGTT TGACGAGAGAGGACATGCAGACTCTCAAGAATGACTGGCTTACGGATAAT ATTATTTCTTTCTGGGAGGA ATATCTGGAGAGGGAATTTCTCGTTCAGTATAAGACGTCAAATATTGTGCTTCTTCGTCCCAGCATGTCTTTCATGCTATTACAGACGCCGAATCCTCTCTCATTGCGTGAGGCCTTACCCGACTTCTCTCGTACAACGCATGTCTTTCTTCCCATCAACGATTGCCGGAACGTGACTGAAGCTGAGGGTGGCTCGCACTGGTCCCTTCTGCTGATATCCATTGTTGATGGCGTGGCATTCCACTATGATTCTCTGCCTCCGGGGAACTACTGGGAGGCAAGAGCCGTGACGCAGAAATTTGGCACGCTTCTCAACCGGCCAATACGGTTTATTCATCTGGAGGATTCCCCTGTACAGGAAAATGGCAGCGACTGCGGCGTCTTTGTATGCCTGAGTATGCGGCACCTTCTTCTGAAACGGCTGTTAACGGCCAATGCAAACGAGAAAGTCAGCATGAGTTTGGGTGGGAGGAAGGTTGATGCTCGTGCTGGTAGGAAAGAGATTGCCAAGATTATCGAAGGTTTTCGAAAAGAAGGCGAGAGGCGTCGGTC CTACGTCCACATCTTTGCAGATTCACTTACAAACTTCCGTTGGTTGGATACATGA